One genomic segment of Desulfocapsa sulfexigens DSM 10523 includes these proteins:
- the metW gene encoding methionine biosynthesis protein MetW has protein sequence MALNPPEQLRFDLSIIASWIKPGARVLDLGCGRGDLLAWLTQHKNIQGTGIEQNKEKAAACIGRGLSVLQGDLRDEVQDYPDGCFDVVILSQTLQQVYQPDELLKSLARIGKQVIVSFPNFSHFSIRMQILFKGQAPKSNELPYSWYDTPNIRVITLADFRKFSKEVGYTIVKECAINTHDQERHGKIVSIFSNLRATYGLFLIET, from the coding sequence ATGGCATTGAACCCTCCTGAACAACTCCGCTTCGATCTCTCCATTATCGCTTCCTGGATCAAACCAGGGGCCCGGGTACTTGACCTAGGCTGCGGCCGTGGAGATCTGCTGGCCTGGCTTACACAGCACAAAAATATCCAGGGAACCGGGATTGAACAGAACAAGGAAAAGGCTGCCGCCTGTATTGGTCGTGGCCTGAGTGTTCTGCAGGGCGACCTGAGGGATGAAGTACAGGACTACCCCGACGGCTGTTTTGACGTGGTTATTCTCAGCCAGACCCTGCAGCAGGTGTATCAACCGGATGAACTCCTGAAATCACTGGCAAGAATCGGTAAACAGGTGATCGTGAGCTTCCCGAACTTCAGCCACTTTTCCATCCGCATGCAAATTCTCTTCAAAGGGCAGGCCCCGAAAAGCAATGAACTCCCGTATTCCTGGTACGACACTCCGAATATCCGGGTTATCACCCTTGCTGACTTCCGAAAATTTTCAAAAGAAGTGGGCTACACTATTGTCAAGGAATGTGCCATCAATACCCATGACCAGGAAAGACACGGTAAAATAGTTTCCATCTTTTCCAATCTCCGCGCCACCTATGGTCTGTTTCTTATCGAAACCTGA
- a CDS encoding CbbQ/NirQ/NorQ/GpvN family protein, translating to MKATEQRLEEHLILEKPYYLAAGKEVEIALAAHKNGLPLLLKGPTGCGKTRFMQFLAWKLKLPLITVSCHDDLSTSDLVGRFLIRSGEAVWTDGPLTLAVRAGAICYLDEIVEARKDTTVVIHPLADDRRELPVEKLGELLSAPPEFMISVSYNPGYQSVLKDLKPSTRQRFVAISFDYPEPDTEAEIVAIEGGIDRKLALSLVKLAGMTRSLKESGLAEGASTRLLIQTGQLVRDGIDIHTACRAALIEPLSDDPELLAALEEMVSSIF from the coding sequence ATGAAAGCAACAGAACAGCGATTGGAAGAACATCTCATACTGGAAAAGCCCTACTACCTCGCGGCTGGCAAGGAGGTTGAAATTGCCCTGGCTGCTCATAAAAATGGCCTCCCCCTCCTCTTGAAAGGCCCGACCGGCTGCGGAAAAACCAGATTCATGCAATTTCTGGCCTGGAAACTGAAGCTCCCTCTTATCACCGTTTCCTGCCACGATGACCTTTCAACCAGTGACCTTGTTGGCCGCTTTCTTATTCGTTCGGGAGAGGCGGTATGGACCGATGGCCCCCTGACTCTGGCGGTGCGGGCAGGCGCAATCTGCTACCTGGATGAAATTGTAGAGGCCAGAAAAGATACCACGGTGGTTATTCATCCCCTCGCTGATGACCGCCGCGAACTCCCCGTTGAGAAACTCGGGGAACTCCTCAGCGCTCCTCCTGAATTCATGATCAGCGTCTCCTACAACCCTGGATATCAGAGCGTGCTGAAGGATCTGAAGCCCTCAACACGGCAACGCTTTGTTGCCATTTCCTTTGACTACCCAGAACCTGACACAGAAGCTGAAATTGTCGCAATCGAGGGTGGTATCGACAGAAAGCTTGCGCTTTCCCTGGTAAAACTGGCCGGAATGACACGAAGCCTCAAAGAATCTGGGCTGGCGGAAGGTGCATCCACACGGCTCCTTATCCAGACGGGACAGCTGGTTCGTGATGGAATAGACATTCACACAGCCTGCCGTGCCGCACTTATTGAACCACTCAGCGATGACCCGGAGCTCCTTGCTGCCCTGGAGGAAATGGTAAGCTCAATATTCTGA